The following are encoded together in the Acidovorax sp. KKS102 genome:
- a CDS encoding diguanylate cyclase: MTYTRFSGFGHRPVLASWWRAVCLLAGLCLLMGAFPTNARAAPLELRDDLLSIEAWPAVTVLPDPSGTLLVNDVLAELARFQTPPGTSGTLGVRAEPVWVRIPVTVPVASNGLWVLDIDYPVLQRIEVYLAADGHVTQQATLGSLQPYTQRPLRSRTHALPLTMLPGHAYDLLLRVETRGAMVLPITLNKPTTWHSKALNEQMLQGILTGLALCLLIYSLAQWLNLRDVLFIQYALLITGSLLFSLHLFGLGTQYLWRDMPWAELHAASLAALTATCGSFLFISQALAGDRPRSRLLRSMRGGAVLCVVLAALYALDLLSTRAVTGIVSILGLVPALMGIPGAVRRARLGDPVGSTLLLAWMVYFLATATVIGVIQGWVPVNFWTLHSFQFGATLDMLLFMRVLGLRTKALRLEALDANRERDVMRSLAHTDPLTGLPNRRGLNISLASALSRCSAEKMLAVYVMDLDGFKPVNDQHGHDVGDELLVAVTRRLQGHVRQSDLVARLGGDEFVVMAGQLQSLQQAQELGHKLLDAFRSPFSLNNVQVEIGLTIGYAIAPHDSTDAIGLLKLADAAMYSGKQGGKFCLRRNTGDLALSSA; this comes from the coding sequence ATGACTTACACGCGCTTCAGTGGCTTTGGTCACCGCCCGGTTCTGGCAAGCTGGTGGCGTGCGGTCTGCCTGTTGGCGGGACTGTGTCTGCTGATGGGAGCATTCCCGACCAATGCCCGGGCTGCGCCCCTCGAACTGCGGGATGACCTGCTCTCCATCGAGGCCTGGCCTGCAGTCACCGTGCTGCCAGACCCCTCCGGCACCTTGCTCGTGAATGATGTTCTTGCGGAATTGGCCCGCTTTCAAACCCCACCCGGCACCAGCGGCACCCTGGGCGTGCGGGCGGAACCGGTGTGGGTGCGCATCCCGGTCACCGTGCCGGTAGCCTCCAACGGCCTGTGGGTGCTGGATATCGACTATCCCGTGCTGCAGCGCATCGAGGTGTACCTGGCTGCAGACGGTCACGTCACCCAGCAGGCCACGCTGGGCAGCCTGCAGCCCTACACACAGCGCCCGCTGCGCAGCCGCACGCACGCCCTGCCATTGACCATGCTGCCAGGGCATGCCTACGACCTACTGCTGCGTGTGGAAACCCGGGGTGCCATGGTGCTCCCTATCACTCTGAACAAACCCACCACCTGGCACAGCAAGGCACTGAACGAGCAAATGCTGCAAGGCATTCTCACAGGGCTGGCGCTGTGCCTGCTGATCTACAGCCTGGCGCAGTGGCTCAATTTGCGGGACGTGCTGTTCATCCAGTACGCACTGCTCATCACGGGCAGCCTGCTGTTTTCGCTGCACCTGTTTGGCCTGGGCACCCAATACCTGTGGCGCGACATGCCTTGGGCGGAACTGCATGCCGCCAGCCTGGCCGCGCTCACAGCCACCTGCGGCTCCTTTCTCTTCATCAGCCAGGCCCTGGCCGGTGACCGGCCCCGCAGCCGGCTACTGCGCAGCATGCGGGGCGGTGCTGTGCTGTGCGTGGTGCTGGCCGCCCTCTATGCCCTCGACCTGCTCAGCACCCGCGCAGTGACGGGCATCGTCAGCATCCTGGGGCTGGTGCCTGCGCTCATGGGCATCCCGGGGGCGGTGCGCCGCGCACGGCTGGGAGACCCGGTCGGCTCTACCTTGCTGCTCGCCTGGATGGTGTACTTTCTGGCGACTGCCACGGTCATTGGCGTGATCCAGGGATGGGTACCTGTGAATTTCTGGACGCTGCACTCCTTCCAGTTTGGCGCCACGCTGGACATGCTGCTGTTCATGCGCGTGCTGGGCCTTCGCACCAAGGCGCTGCGGCTGGAGGCGCTGGACGCCAACCGCGAGCGTGACGTGATGCGATCCCTCGCCCACACCGATCCGCTCACCGGCCTGCCCAACCGGCGCGGGCTCAATATCTCGCTTGCGTCCGCGCTTTCGCGTTGCAGTGCCGAAAAAATGCTCGCGGTGTACGTGATGGACCTTGACGGGTTCAAACCCGTCAACGACCAGCATGGCCACGATGTGGGCGACGAACTGCTCGTGGCCGTGACACGGCGCCTGCAGGGCCATGTGCGCCAGAGCGACCTGGTGGCGCGCCTCGGCGGGGACGAGTTCGTGGTGATGGCCGGACAGTTGCAGAGCCTGCAACAGGCACAGGAGCTGGGGCACAAGCTGCTGGACGCATTCCGTTCGCCGTTTTCGCTGAACAACGTGCAGGTGGAGATCGGTCTGACCATTGGGTACGCCATCGCACCACACGACAGCACTGACGCGATTGGCCTGCTCAAGCTGGCCGACGCCGCCATGTACAGCGGCAAACAGGGCGGCAAGTTCTGCCTGCGGCGCAACACGGGCGACCTTGCACTGTCCTCCGCCTGA
- a CDS encoding diguanylate cyclase, protein MLARLWRAGCGVASMVLCLLVLTALPGQVQAGEPLVLTHDRPEVDAWEAVTLQADPTYQLSVEDMLNRLGEFKPPARPGNSLGVHKAAMWLHIPIVAREAQRTSWVVNLGYSSLRADLYLAQGGKVLQQARARQSDPAQLAGRTPAMAFDLQPGQQYDLLVRVQATGPLILPITVSEMPIHLRHALGEQILQGLLNGLAFCLLAYSLIQWVTQRDRMFGFYALVVLGSAGFSLQFFGIGPQYLWPNNPWMDRYSGPAAGLMALTGSFLFLGHTLAGDNPNSRYARTMRVGAGITAAVCIALVLGWLTVPFAIAFMSLAGALPSFISLPAALARVRQKDPIGATLLVAWIAFGIAAGVMVCLVQGWVSANFWTLHSFQIGATLDMLLFFRVLGLRARAVQAQAQEAMRERDLMQSLANTDPLTGLSNRRGLQHALHAALAHCSPQRLVAVYLMDLDGFKPINDAHGHDVGDDLLVAVGHRLQANVRHQTDLVARLGGDEFIIMARDLATPEQAEDLGRSLLRAFEHPLTLSHLRIQVGLTIGYALAPLDSDEPQGLLRYADAAMYAGKQRGKHSLQRIPATAALA, encoded by the coding sequence ATGCTGGCCCGCCTTTGGCGTGCGGGTTGCGGCGTGGCGAGCATGGTGCTGTGCCTGCTGGTGCTCACCGCGTTGCCTGGGCAAGTGCAGGCAGGCGAGCCCTTGGTGCTCACGCACGACAGGCCGGAAGTGGACGCCTGGGAAGCCGTAACACTCCAGGCCGACCCCACCTACCAGCTCTCGGTCGAGGACATGTTGAACCGCCTGGGCGAGTTCAAACCGCCGGCGCGCCCCGGCAACTCGCTGGGCGTGCACAAGGCGGCCATGTGGCTGCACATTCCCATCGTTGCGCGCGAGGCGCAGCGCACGTCCTGGGTTGTCAACCTCGGCTACAGCTCGCTGAGGGCCGACCTGTATCTGGCCCAGGGAGGCAAGGTGCTGCAGCAGGCCCGCGCACGCCAATCCGATCCAGCGCAACTGGCAGGCCGAACGCCCGCCATGGCCTTCGACCTGCAGCCCGGACAACAGTACGACCTGCTGGTACGCGTGCAGGCCACGGGCCCGCTGATTCTGCCCATCACGGTCAGCGAAATGCCCATTCACCTGCGCCACGCCTTGGGTGAGCAGATCCTTCAAGGGCTCCTCAACGGACTGGCTTTTTGCCTGCTTGCGTACAGCCTGATTCAGTGGGTCACGCAGCGTGACCGCATGTTCGGCTTTTATGCACTGGTCGTGCTGGGCAGTGCGGGCTTCTCGCTGCAGTTCTTTGGTATTGGCCCGCAGTATCTGTGGCCCAACAACCCTTGGATGGACCGGTACTCCGGCCCAGCAGCCGGGCTGATGGCGCTGACCGGGTCGTTCCTTTTCCTCGGTCACACACTGGCTGGAGACAACCCCAACAGCCGGTATGCGCGCACCATGCGGGTGGGTGCAGGCATCACGGCAGCGGTCTGCATTGCCTTGGTGCTGGGCTGGTTGACTGTGCCGTTTGCGATTGCGTTCATGAGTCTTGCGGGCGCACTGCCCTCGTTCATCAGCCTTCCAGCAGCTCTGGCGCGCGTGCGGCAGAAAGACCCCATTGGCGCCACCTTGCTGGTGGCCTGGATCGCCTTTGGCATCGCTGCCGGTGTGATGGTGTGCCTGGTGCAGGGCTGGGTATCTGCCAACTTCTGGACACTGCACTCGTTCCAGATCGGCGCCACCCTGGACATGCTGCTGTTCTTCCGCGTGCTGGGCCTGCGCGCCCGGGCGGTCCAGGCCCAAGCCCAGGAGGCCATGCGCGAGCGCGATCTGATGCAGTCGCTGGCCAACACCGATCCGCTCACCGGTCTGAGCAACCGGCGCGGTCTCCAGCACGCGTTGCACGCCGCGCTAGCCCACTGCTCACCCCAGCGGCTGGTTGCGGTCTACCTGATGGACCTGGATGGGTTCAAGCCGATCAACGATGCGCACGGCCATGATGTGGGGGACGATCTGCTGGTCGCAGTGGGCCACCGCCTCCAGGCCAATGTGCGGCACCAGACAGACCTGGTCGCACGGCTTGGCGGGGACGAGTTCATCATCATGGCCCGCGACCTGGCCACGCCCGAGCAGGCCGAGGACTTGGGCCGTTCGCTGCTGCGGGCCTTTGAGCATCCGCTCACGCTGAGCCATTTGCGCATCCAGGTGGGCCTGACCATCGGGTACGCGCTCGCGCCGCTGGACAGCGACGAACCGCAGGGCCTTCTGCGGTATGCAGATGCCGCGATGTACGCAGGCAAACAACGCGGCAAGCACTCGTTGCAGCGCATCCCCGCCACGGCAGCACTGGCATGA
- a CDS encoding FAD-binding oxidoreductase has product MAHRKSSARLAKDARVAHFLSLAAKQPALSAAQASAPVLTWEAVAALEARIVGRIVLPSSPDYNAARQESNPAFQSYPEIIVFCACENDVLECLAVARTYGVWVAVRCGGHSTAGYSVNSGMVVDLSDLQGVVLDPARERVHVLPGTDFDHFNGAMNHTGWHVPTGACGSVCVGGFVQGGGYGYTSRAFGIQSDLVDSFRVALANGTIVTASAQEHPDLYWALRGGTGGNFGVVLQVTYRMQRLDQVWAWAISWDAVHAAQVLTLLQAGYMKTGAPDALGYMMNLGFQNGVPVYMVQGMFCGSREEGLAAIAPLMAIPSAQLLVDKTGTYPDMNVWLEDHPYTLPDNLPDGIAETKASGYINTRLSPADWQRIIDYFKTSPNPWSLAYLEPYGGAINRYPVGDSAFVHRNVDADLVVDVFWRNPAERAQMEAWLDGFMQLVRPFLNGHVYQNYPDARLTDFASAYWGPAYPQLQQVKVAYDPGNFFHFQQSIRLP; this is encoded by the coding sequence ATGGCCCATCGCAAAAGTTCGGCCCGCCTCGCCAAAGACGCACGCGTCGCGCACTTTTTATCTTTGGCGGCAAAACAGCCGGCATTGAGCGCGGCGCAGGCCAGCGCACCGGTGCTCACGTGGGAGGCGGTGGCCGCGCTGGAGGCGCGGATCGTAGGGCGCATCGTGCTGCCCTCCAGCCCCGACTACAACGCAGCGCGGCAGGAGTCGAACCCGGCCTTCCAGTCGTACCCGGAGATCATCGTCTTTTGCGCCTGCGAAAACGATGTGCTGGAGTGCCTGGCCGTGGCCCGCACCTACGGCGTGTGGGTGGCCGTGCGTTGTGGTGGCCACAGCACGGCAGGCTACTCGGTCAACAGCGGCATGGTGGTGGACCTGAGCGACCTGCAGGGCGTGGTGCTAGACCCTGCGCGCGAACGCGTGCACGTGCTGCCCGGCACCGACTTCGACCACTTCAACGGCGCCATGAACCATACGGGCTGGCATGTGCCCACGGGCGCCTGTGGCAGTGTGTGCGTGGGGGGCTTTGTGCAAGGCGGCGGTTACGGCTACACCTCGCGTGCGTTCGGCATCCAGAGCGATCTGGTGGACTCCTTCCGTGTGGCGCTGGCCAACGGCACCATCGTCACTGCCAGCGCGCAGGAGCACCCTGACCTCTACTGGGCCCTGCGCGGCGGCACGGGCGGCAACTTTGGCGTGGTGCTGCAGGTGACCTACCGCATGCAGAGACTGGACCAGGTGTGGGCCTGGGCCATCAGCTGGGACGCCGTGCACGCGGCCCAGGTACTCACGCTGCTGCAGGCTGGCTACATGAAGACCGGTGCGCCCGACGCCTTGGGCTACATGATGAACCTCGGCTTCCAGAACGGTGTGCCCGTGTACATGGTGCAAGGCATGTTCTGCGGCAGCCGCGAGGAAGGGCTGGCAGCCATTGCACCGCTGATGGCCATCCCCAGCGCGCAGCTGCTGGTGGACAAGACCGGCACCTACCCCGACATGAACGTGTGGCTGGAAGACCACCCCTACACCCTGCCCGACAACCTGCCGGACGGCATCGCCGAAACCAAGGCCAGCGGATACATCAATACCCGGCTCTCGCCCGCCGACTGGCAACGCATCATCGACTACTTCAAGACCTCGCCCAACCCCTGGTCGCTGGCGTATCTGGAGCCCTACGGCGGCGCCATCAACCGCTACCCTGTGGGCGACAGCGCCTTTGTGCATCGCAATGTGGACGCTGACCTGGTGGTGGATGTGTTCTGGCGCAACCCGGCCGAACGCGCCCAGATGGAAGCCTGGCTCGACGGCTTCATGCAGCTGGTGCGGCCGTTCCTGAACGGCCACGTGTACCAGAACTATCCGGATGCGCGGCTGACCGACTTTGCCTCGGCCTACTGGGGCCCCGCCTACCCGCAGCTTCAGCAGGTCAAGGTGGCCTACGACCCTGGCAACTTCTTCCACTTCCAGCAAAGCATTCGGCTGCCGTAA
- a CDS encoding diguanylate cyclase, producing the protein MTTMHRNALPTNRPTGRPTLPRPLLWLLLLAIWHVLSLPATARAAAPGPLVLPADSRPVNVWSVATLLADPSQQWGVQDALARLPEFAEPPSRGGSLGVRKEAIWLRVPLMSRVASGNEWIVNIDFAVLNEVDIYLTQQGQLIQHAALGNLRPYSERPLRGRTPAMTLDLAADTPYQLLIRVQTSGAMILPITLSKAPYLVHRSLREQMFQGVLAGLALCLVVYSFTQWASQREKLFLYYCMLVVGSAVFSLQFFGVGTQFLWSDQLWIEVHAAGAAGLLAIAGSFLFMGHALMGHMPHSRFLRVMQAGAVLSLVLLAAFLVDLINTRTTTAIISVLGPLPSLISLPIAVARARRGDSVSTTLLAAWVAYFTAAVTMVCLVQGLLPVNFWTLHSFQLGAAADMLLFLRVLGQRSAALRQAASEALRERDTMRSLAYTDSLTGLSNRRGMQMALQSALAQASPQRLVAVYLMDLDGFKPVNDTYGHDVGDDLLVAVGHRLQANVRQHTDLVARLGGDEFIVMARELATPQQAQELGQSLLHAFEQPFRLSHLSIQVGLTIGYALAPLDSDDAQHLVRLADAAMYAGKESGKHCIRRNPGELALTS; encoded by the coding sequence ATGACGACGATGCATCGCAACGCCCTGCCCACCAATCGGCCCACTGGTCGGCCCACACTCCCACGCCCTCTGCTGTGGCTGCTGTTACTGGCAATCTGGCACGTGCTGTCCCTGCCCGCCACCGCGCGGGCCGCAGCCCCCGGCCCGCTCGTGCTGCCCGCCGACTCCCGCCCGGTCAACGTCTGGTCCGTAGCCACCCTACTGGCCGACCCTTCACAGCAATGGGGCGTGCAGGACGCGCTGGCACGTTTGCCCGAGTTTGCAGAGCCCCCGAGCCGTGGCGGCAGCCTGGGTGTGCGCAAGGAGGCCATTTGGCTGCGGGTGCCGCTGATGTCGCGCGTGGCGTCGGGCAATGAATGGATCGTGAACATCGACTTTGCGGTGCTCAATGAAGTTGATATCTACCTCACCCAGCAAGGCCAGCTGATTCAGCACGCGGCGCTGGGCAATTTGCGGCCTTACTCCGAGCGCCCGCTGCGCGGCCGCACCCCGGCGATGACGCTGGACCTGGCGGCGGACACGCCCTATCAGCTGCTGATCCGCGTACAGACTTCGGGCGCAATGATCCTGCCCATCACCCTGAGCAAGGCACCTTATCTGGTGCACCGGTCTCTGCGCGAGCAGATGTTCCAGGGCGTGCTGGCCGGGCTGGCCCTGTGCCTGGTGGTCTACAGCTTTACCCAATGGGCCAGCCAGCGCGAAAAGCTGTTCCTCTACTACTGCATGCTGGTGGTGGGCAGTGCAGTGTTCTCGCTGCAGTTCTTCGGTGTGGGGACCCAATTCCTGTGGAGCGACCAGCTATGGATCGAGGTCCACGCCGCAGGGGCGGCAGGGCTGCTGGCCATTGCGGGCTCTTTCCTCTTCATGGGCCATGCGCTCATGGGCCACATGCCCCACAGCCGGTTCCTGCGGGTGATGCAGGCGGGCGCAGTGCTGAGCCTCGTGCTGCTCGCGGCCTTCCTGGTTGACCTGATCAACACCCGGACCACCACCGCCATCATCAGCGTGTTGGGCCCCCTGCCCTCGCTCATCAGCCTGCCCATCGCCGTAGCGCGTGCACGTCGGGGGGACTCCGTCAGCACCACGTTGCTCGCGGCCTGGGTCGCGTACTTCACGGCAGCAGTGACCATGGTGTGTCTGGTGCAAGGCCTGCTGCCCGTCAACTTCTGGACGCTGCACTCCTTCCAGCTCGGGGCGGCTGCCGACATGCTGCTGTTCCTGCGGGTACTCGGCCAGCGCTCTGCCGCCTTGCGCCAAGCGGCCTCCGAGGCGCTGCGCGAGCGCGACACCATGCGCTCACTCGCCTACACCGACTCGCTCACCGGGCTCAGCAACCGGCGCGGCATGCAAATGGCGCTGCAGTCGGCGCTGGCACAGGCCAGCCCCCAGCGCCTGGTGGCCGTTTACCTCATGGACCTGGACGGTTTCAAGCCGGTCAACGACACCTATGGCCACGATGTGGGCGATGACCTGCTGGTGGCCGTGGGCCACCGGCTGCAGGCCAACGTGCGACAGCACACCGACCTGGTAGCCCGCCTGGGCGGCGACGAGTTCATCGTCATGGCGCGCGAACTGGCCACCCCCCAGCAGGCCCAGGAATTGGGGCAATCCTTGCTGCATGCGTTTGAACAGCCATTCCGGCTGAGCCACCTGTCCATTCAGGTGGGCCTCACCATCGGCTACGCACTGGCACCGTTGGACAGCGACGATGCGCAGCATCTGGTCCGGCTGGCGGATGCCGCCATGTATGCAGGCAAGGAGAGCGGCAAACACTGCATCCGCCGCAATCCGGGCGAACTGGCGCTGACCTCATGA